The genome window GTAAATTATACCCCATAAGTATAAAATTAAATAAACTATAAGTTCCCAAAAATCAAAACCATAAATCTCATATTTTTAAGTAATGTTTACGAAATTTTCATTGTAATTTAAGAGTAAAGagatttaaattatatttaaaaaccATATAATAACACAATTTTTtatgatataataaaaaaatggaaaaaaattgATCTCAATCCAAAATTTCCATTAAGACCCaagtttttcaaatttgaaagaagAAAACTCATAAATTTAAGATTAAGAGGAatgtttattttatatattttaaaagtttTGGAGTCTCTTTTTTGAGTATTCTTGATAGAGaccatatataaaataatagaatagagaaaaaaatataaaaaataataaacgaCAAATAGAAAATTGGGAGAGGCAGCCGAAAAGGGAAATAACTGGGACAAAAGGAAATAAAAAGCACAACGAAAAGGAGAAGTCGGACAAGGTTCAAGATAAATTCCAACTTGAATTTTACGCACGAGAAAAGCTTTCAAAAAGGGCTACCAGCCATGGTACCGTTGTCTAGTTTCAACTGTGGGTGGCAGGATCAGATATTTAACCTAGTTTAAGAAAAAATTCAACATATGTGTATAAAATTTTTATCATCTCAGCGGGTGCCATGCCACCCTTCCTAAAGGGCTGGATCCGCCCCTGTTTACAAGTGAAGTCGGAAAATTAAATCCCACGTCTATCTTGTTACTTTATTCCTTTCTTTTCTAAAATTGAGCCTGAAGGTTTAAATCTCATGTATatcttgttctttttcttttctttttctaccACTCATGAGGGATGGGCATGTCTTGTGTCCCCCTTTTGCGTTTTAATtaagtacttttttttttgtttttgaaaaagaggtacttttttctttttctttctttctttgtttggttttttctttcaaaatcccCATGCCTGACACATTGAAATCCTTGTTCTTCTTCTATCATCAtcattaaattttatattttttaaaccGTATGtctatactccctccgttccagtttatgtgaacctatttcctttttagtccgttccaaaaagaatgacccctttctaaatttagaaacaatttagcttaaacttccaattctacccttaatgagaagcttttataaccacacataTACTCTGGCATGTTTACCACCACAAGTTCTAAAAAACTTATAGCCATACAAATATTCTGACttatttaggaccacaaattccaaaagttttcatttttttcttaaactttgtgcccagtcaaataggttcacataaattggaacggaatATTAAATTTGGCAACAGTGATGGATGTAGCATAGAGTCAATGGGTTCAATTGATCTCAATAACTTTTATAGAatgtaaaaattataattttgaacttataatttcaaaagtgtAATGAgttcatgaaaaaaaaaaaattctaaagatTGAACCTATCAAATGTAAATCCCGGATCCACCTTTTCGTAATAGTGCATTCATCCTCTTGAAATCATGGATATGCCTCTCGCATCACCTAAGCAACAACAAAAAAGGTGGTGCAAGATTCCAAGACTGTGTCGCATACTTGCAATGATTATAATAAGTCTAGAGTGTCCTCCTCCATTCCTTTAACAAACAACACCGAATCACCATAGTTCTCCTCCTCTGTCTTACACTATCATAGTTAACATTGCATTTTTACATATGCACCAATTATAGAAAGCTATTTTTCCTGGTGCTTTATTACCCCATGCTATCTTCAAACGCTCCATATCCTAAATACCAATTAGCTCCTTAGAATAAAAACATACCATAAATGACTTTGCCCTTCTCCCCCTCCATGCCATCTTATCTTCCACTTCATCATTTATAGGCGCCCCATTTAACGATGTGTGAAGAAATTCCACAATCTCCTCCCATTCCCAGTATTAGTAGTGCACCGAGAAAACTCCTCTTCCCCATTCAAGGAATTTTGTATTTTGGACCTTGATTACTTTTATAACAGATTTTTTCTTTCTATTCAAAAATATGAAACAGATCCTCAATTATGACTAACTTGTAGATCTTGAAGCGCCAAAGCACAATAAAAATATAGACAACCAATGTAGGTTCCTTGCAATCAGAAAGCAAACAATTGGACTGAATTATAAAGAGAAGGCAAAAGGTACCAAAAGCACACTAACAGTCTGTATCAAACCGAAAACTAGTAAAAATTCcgagaagaaaaacaaataacAGAGAAAACTTCCATACATGGTAAAAGAAACTCAAAAAATAGAAACTTCATGTTTGGCTCGGCCCAAGAGAAACTCTTACTTATCTGGAGAGGGATAAGTATATAAGTTAGAGATGGAAGTTCAACCTTTAAATTATGAGGTGTAAGTACAGCCACTCGACCCGAGCATAACTCCAAGAAAACGACCTATCATCAATAAACCAGAATCAACAAAAACTATAATATGGAAGCCTAAAAGAGGAGAAAGTTGGCAGCTAAAGTCAATACAAAGTCAAAAGAAGCACCTGCGGTTTCAGAAAATTGATCACGGCTTCGACTTCTTGGCAGGATTCCTGTGACCATGcattgaaaacttatgtgattaTACAACCCTCCATAAGCTCATTCTATTCTATAATTCGATGAATACAATAAATTGCCAATATGAGCCAagtaataataatatgaacaaactATTCGAGAAATATAAGTTGATCGATATTAGTTCAAAATTACTAACTTCTGAGAATTCTTTTCTCAAGAAGAAATTCGCATAAATACAATAAATTAAATTCAAGCTTCAAGATAACTTTCTCTTACTCAAACATAGGGAAGAAAAACGCGAAATTTACCGCAGAAACGTGAGCTGTGCCAACAACATACACATCGCAAATGCCTCCATCGGCAGAAGATTCACAAGTGAGTGTCATTACATTCCTCGAAAGTTCCTCCGGCAAAACCCTCCTTTCGTATGGTTGACTTTGACCTTCACCTTCTTCATTCACCGAAGAAACCTCATCAACCCCTCGTTCTTCCACTACGCTCTCATCAGAACCTTCTGAATTTGTAGAATTAACAATTTCTCCATCGACTCGAACAAAATCCTCGAATCCGGACGCCGCAAGCCGATCCGAATCCATTCCTGCCGGCGTAAAGCGGCCGGGTACGGCAGAGAAAGTTTTGGAATTTGAGGCAATTGATAAGGATTTGTGGCCGGGGTTTGTGACGGAGAATGGAGCGACGAGATATTTGACGGTTGAAAAGCGAAGGCGGGAATCGCCGATGAATGAGTAGAATCGTTGTGACTCGGACGAGTTGAGATAGGTGAGTGTATAACGAGTCAATCGATGCATATGGAGGTTTTTTAGCTAAAATGAAATTAACCGTCGATGGGATCTTATTGTGCCTTACTTGTACCGTTGTACGATTGGATTTTCACGACACGTGGCAACCGATTCTGATTGGATCATGTGCTCTCATACCTTACCAGAGTCTCAAGTTTTCTTTTGAATCGAAAATTAAAGAAAGTTTTctttaggaaaaaaaaaaaaagttaaggtCAAAATATTGGCCGTGAGTCggtacgaaatttaagaaaaaaaaaatagttttgaaACTGTGGTCTTAAACGCTTAACAATAAAAATTTTATGATATCATGATATTTTTTGAGTTATAAAAGTGTAAAAcggataaaataaaaaatttaaatttgaattattaGGAAATCCCTGCTTGCCGACAGAGGGCAGCTTGGTCTTTTTACAATTCTATGCTAGGTAGAATTTCTGTTATGCCCCTATGTCTACTCTTTTGTGTTGTTCGGTGAAG of Nicotiana tomentosiformis chromosome 7, ASM39032v3, whole genome shotgun sequence contains these proteins:
- the LOC104099152 gene encoding uncharacterized protein isoform X2, with the protein product MHRLTRYTLTYLNSSESQRFYSFIGDSRLRFSTVKYLVAPFSVTNPGHKSLSIASNSKTFSAVPGRFTPAGMDSDRLAASGFEDFVRVDGEIVNSTNSEGSDESVVEERGVDEVSSVNEEGEGQSQPYERRVLPEELSRNVMTLTCESSADGGICDVYVVGTAHVSAESCQEVEAVINFLKPQVVFLELCSGRVAVLTPHNLKVPTMVEMMDMWKKNQNPFGILYSWFLAKVANKLEVVPGAEFRVAYEEAMKYGGKVILGDRPVQLKEMDDVDMLTLVIQEMSKHFPTLWTTLVHERDLYMSSTLLRVAGEHNSVVAVVGKGHLPGIKKNWKQHIEVKELLTIPSQKPAISVTRILSIFGVAVAGVAIISGIYTSTKK